The following are encoded in a window of Chionomys nivalis chromosome X, mChiNiv1.1, whole genome shotgun sequence genomic DNA:
- the LOC130868088 gene encoding ubiquitin-conjugating enzyme E2 2-like produces MFHPSLEAISLKRLQKELLAMFQDPLSQCSAGPVAENMFHWKATIMGPEGSPYQGGVFFVNIHFPTTYPFKPPQISFITQIYHPNIDQNGSIFLDILGSEWSPTITISEVLLFIHSLLCNPNPDLPLVPEIAKVYHTDLKQYEKLAREWTKRYAM; encoded by the coding sequence ATGTTTCATCCTAGTTTGGAGGCAATTTCTCTTAAGAGACTGCAGAAGGAGTTACTTGCCATGTTTCAAGATCCTCTGTCACAGTGTTCTGCAGGGCCAGTGGCAGAAAACATGTTTCATTGGAAAGCAACGATAATGGGGCCCGAAGGCAGCCCCTACCAGGGAGGGGTATTTTTCGTAAACATTCACTTTCCAACCACTTATCCCTTTAAGCCTCCCCAAATTTCATTTATTACTCAAATCTACCATCCAAATATTGACCAAAATGGAAGCATCTTTCTAGATATTTTGGGTTCTGAGTGGTCACCCACAATTACTATTTCCGAAGTCCTTCTTTTTATCCATTCTCTATTGTGTAATCCAAATCCAGATCTTCCACTGGTTCCTGAAATTGCGAAGGTCTACCACACGGATTTAAAACAGTATGAAAAATTGGCTCGGGAGTGGACAAAAAGATATGCAATGTAA